The genomic DNA AAAGGGGaaaacgaaatgaaagaaatggttCTCAACGCTAAAGTGCGTTTTTTTGAACTGTATATTTCCCTCTTCGAGACGCTAACTGAAAAGTTCCTCACAGGACGTTCCATGTCGGCTTTCCTTGAGTTTTTTCAGAATGAGGAAAGTTTCGTTCAAAGTCTAATTGACGGTTGCCTGGAGGAAAGAACAGTCAGTAAAGTTTGCAATGTTTTAATCAAAGCTGAAATGTATCTCTGCTTTCTTTACTGGCAAGATTACGCTATGGTTGACATCATTTACGAAACAGCAATGAAGGCAGCTAATGATCACCATCGGCTTACCTCTGTCAACAAACGACTGCTTCTGTCGAAAACGTACGGTAGCTTGCTTATGGGCAAAACTGAAGAAACGAAGAGGCTGCTTTCAGTGAATAAGCAAGTTACGTTGTCTACTGTCATCAAAGACACACAATTGCGAGGAGAACTTTTGACTTACCAAGGATTGTATAAACTTTTTACTGGGAGAGCTAAAGAAGGAGTGAGATATTTAAAAGAAGCACTTTCGTCATTGGAAACCACTCCAAAACACAGAATCCTAAAGCTCATTATTCTCCAAGTTCTTTCTCTTAATCAAAGTGCCAAAAAGAACCCGTTAAAGGCTCTTGACCTTTACAAAAAAGCAGTAGATGAATGCAAAGCAGTGGGAGACACGGGCTTAGTAGTAATTCAGGAGATCAATGAAACCAGGAGAGAAGAAGACAGGACACATCTAAACGAAATCAGACCGACCCATAATCAGCCACTTCAAACCGAAGTTGTCATTCTCGTGAGTCAAGCAGTAAAGAACATCTCCACTGATGAAACCAAGCAATTCTTTTGTAATTTACTGCTGCAAATACTGACGGAATCTGACTCTGCCATACCAACTGGTGCAACTGGTCGGTTCCATTTTCATTTATCTGGATTAAGAATGCTCCTcaaattaaaagggaaaatagaCTATGCAATTCAAATAGGAGATATAGTGAATTTTCATCCTGAAAAGATCCAAACAAAACCTGAGAAAAACATCAGTGCAACTTTCTCAAATAACAGCGAACGCACGAAAGCCAACCACGTAGAAGCCTTCGAATCAGagaagcgtgcactgaatatcaggttaaaagtcctgggtgaagaacatttaCAAACCGctcacagctatcattcattaggagttactcaacattcacttggagactttgtgtcagcccttgagtcaaacaagcgtgcactgaatatcaggttaaatgtcctgggtgaagaacattcacaaaccgctgacagctatcattcattaggagttattcaacattcacttggagactttgtgtcagcccttgagtcagACAAGCATGCgctgaatatcaggttaaaagtcctgggtgaagaacattcacaaaccgctgacagctatcattcattaggagttactcaacattcacttggagactttgtgtcagcccttgagtcaaacaagcgtgcactgaataccaggttaaaagtcctgggtgaagaacattcacaaaccgctgacagctatcattcattaggagttactcaacattcacttggagactttgtgtcagcccttgagtcaaacaagcgtgcactgaatatcaggttaaaagtcctgggtgaagaacattcacaaaccgctgacagctatcattcattaggagttactcaacattcacttggagactttgtgtcagcccttgagtcaaagaagcgtgcactgaatatcaggttaaaagtcctgggtgaagaacattcacaaaccgctgacagctatcattcattaggagttactcaacattcacttggagactttgtgtcagcccttgagtcaaacaagtgtgcactgaatatcaggttaaaagtcctgggtgaagaacattcagaaaccgctgacagctatcatgaattaggagttactcaacattcacttggagactttgtgtcagcccttgagtcaaacgAACGTGCACTGAATATaaggttaaaagtcctgggtgaagaacattcagaaaccgctgacagctatcattcattaggagttactcaacattcacttggagactttgtgtcagcccttgagtcaaagaagcgtgcactgaatatcaggttaaaagtcctgggtgaagaacattcacaaaccgctgacagctatcattcattaggagttactcaacattcacttggagactttgtgtcagcccttgagtcaaacaagcgtgcactgaatatcaggttaaaagtcctgggtgaagaacattcagaaaccgctgacagctatcattcattaggagttactcaacattcacttggagactttgtgtcagcccttgagtcaaacaagcgtgcactgaatatcaggttaaaagtcctgggtgaagaacattcacaaaccgctgacagctatgattcattaggagttactcaacattcacttggagactttgtgtcagcccttgagtcaaacaagtGTGgactgaatatcaggttaaaagtcctgggtgaagaacattcacaaaccgctgacagctatcattcattaggagttactcaacattcacttggagactttgtgtcagcccttgagtcagacaagcgtgcactgaatatcaggttaaaagtccttggtgaagaacattcacaaaccgctgacagctatcattcattaggagttactcaacattcacttggagactttgtgtcagcccttgagtcaaagaagcgtgcactgaatatcaggttaaaagtcctgggtgaagaacattcagaaaccgctgacagctatcatgaattaggagttactcaacattcacttggagactttgtgtcagcccttgagtcaaacaagcgtgcactgaatatcaggttaaaagtccttggtgaagaacattcacaaaccgctgacagctatgattcattaggagttactcaacattcacttggagactttgtgtcagcccttgagtcaaagaagcgtgcactgaatatcaggttaaaagtcctgggtgaagaacattcagaaaccgctgacagctatcattcattaggagttactcaacattcacttggagactttgtgtcagcccttgagtcaaagaagcgtgcactgaatatcaggttaaaagtcctgggtgaagaacattcacaaaccgctcacagctatcattcattaggagttactcaacattcacttggagactttgtgtcagcccttgagtcaaagaagcgtgcactgaatatcaggttaaaagtcctgggtgaagaacactcacaaaccgctgacagctatcattcattaggagttactcaacattcacttggagactttgtctCAGCTCTTGAGTCAgacaagcgtgcactgaatatcaggttaaaagtcctgggtgaagaacattcacaaaccgctgacagctatcattcattaggagttactcaacattcacttggagactttgtgtcagcccttgagtcaaacaagcgtgcactgaatatcaggttaaaagtcctgggtgaagaacattcacaaaccgctcacagctatcattcattaggagttactcaacattcacttaaagactttgtgtcagcccttgagtcaaacaagtgtgcactgaatatcaggttaaaagtcctgggtgaagaacattcacaaaccgctcacagctatcattcattaggagttactcaacattcacttggagactttgtgtcagcgCTTGAGTCAAACAAGtgtgcactgaatatcaggttaaaagtcctgggtgaagaacattcacaaaccgctcacagctatcattcattaggagttactcaacattcacttggagactttttgtcagcgcttgagtcaaacaagcatgcactgaatatcaggttaaaagtcctaggtgaagaacattcagaaaccgctgacagctatcattcattaggagttactcaacattcacttggagactttgtgtcagcccttcAGTCGGCCAAGTGTACACTTGACATCAGGATGAAGGTGCATGGTGAAGAGGATCCACGAACTGTTAACAGCCTGGATATGGTGAAGGAGTTGGAAAAGTTGTTGTCAAGGAATTCATGATGAAAGGAGAGAAAAGGGAACATTACAATTAAGTATTTTGATAAAAGTCATTTATATATTCATACTAACATCAAGAGATCCTGGTGTAGGTAATTTTTCGAAGGTGATAGTTGAAAATTTGTAATACGATGTGGTAAGACCTTAAAAGTCTTTTTTATTAATAACCAAAGGAAAGGATAGGACTCGTCATTTTCAAGACGCAGCAGTGAAAAGTTAAGGAAGGGCACAAAGTTAAAACGTTATATAGATTATTAAGTTGTTATCATAGAAACTCTTTTacttgccctttttttttcttcttagagACTGTTGGTATATTTGAGTTTTTAGGATTTTTTGTGAAAGGACATATTTatagttgataatataaatttgcTCTGTTGGCTCACgacaaagtaaataaatgtaGATCGCGACATTTCGACTGCTTACTGCAAGTCTTTTTCAGGCGATGGGGTCGACTGGTTCCAGTACAGCATTATGTATCGTGGTGGCCTGCTgcgattggtgcatttcgatccggCTATTGTTTTCGTGTACTATGGTTTCCTCGGGCGTTCGCTAATTTGCCGTGCATCGTTGGCTTTGATGTTTTCTATTTGTCGGCATCCACGCTTCCGGTATTTCGGCTTCGTTGTCTCTGTTTATGTTGTTTGGGTTATCTCTTGCCTCTTTCACTTTCATTGTGTACCAATGGTTGTTTCGGTCAATAAATTTCATTTCGTTCCACAGCAGCTCGTGTCCGGTTCCGTTACCGTGTTCTGAAACCGCGGAATTCTGAGTGCGTGCGAGTCGTATGACCCTGTCgtgttctttcattctttcttgcAGGGGTCGTCCCGTTTCTCCGATGTAGACTTTGCCGCATGCGCAAGAAGTGAATCTTTTAGTCGATTGTATACCTCAAACTCGAAATGAATGACTATGTGAGTTTGTTAGTGGAGAGATTTCCTATCGGAAAGAGTTTTCTAAAGAGACACAATTTATCTTTTAACAAAagatgattttatttattttttttttttacttgatgattttatttaacCAGACAAAAATGGTTTCGATGGGGATATACGTACCAAAACAGGATTTCCCGCTTGTGGTAAAATCATAACCAAAACTTGAGACATAgtcttattcttttttttcaatttgaaatatatttttgtaaatgaATGGTCTTCGCAATTAGAAATTGCTTAGCCAGACACTTTTAATCTTTGTTCAATTAAACGCATTGTTATGGAAAACTTTTATCCTTAATTTTcctggttgttttgtttgtaattcGATGACTTCGTCATAGATCTTCTATTTGCAACACGTGATCAAAGTGAGAGAGCCAATGAAGTTGCCGTATTGTCCACAGTAGCTACCATAGCAACCAATAGAACTGCTTCCAAATTTGGCCGAGTTCACAAACTCTGAATGTGACGAGTACAAATACAATGACTTGAGATGCCCCTCGTGGCGTCGAAATCCTCGTGGGCAGCGGCCATTTGCCAAGATGCAGAATTTACCTTCGGGCCACTCTATAGAAAGAACATTACGTATGTTTCGTAAGGGACCGATCATCATTTCTCACGTAGGGGGGAGAGGTGGTGATACAGGTTGTGTCACGATCAAATTCACCTGATCCCTCGTAGTTCATACAGTTCTGTAGTATTCTAATAAACCGCCCATTGATTGGCAGCTAAGTGGTAGTCAATTTTTTGTAGTCCCCTCTTTGTACTCTGTTGGTGAAGACTAATACTCCTGAGTTTCGCCTTAAAACTATGTGTTTCTACCAAAATCCCCCACCCCTCCTCTCCGGCGATTGAAAATGACTGCTCTCTGAAGCGTTCTCAGTTTCAAGAGCGTGTGGTCCCGAATATTTTCAAACTATTGCgcaatacaaatttttttattagggAGGGGAGGTAAGGGTCTCTATACAACTTTTTCCAAAGATTATACAATCAATTTGAACAACTTTCGTGAATATTTTCAGGAACAACTGAGTCGATAAAATAGAATTAATATATGCTTACCCTCTTTGAGCGATGCACTTTCTTCTTGGGCATAACTTAgagaaacttttaaagttttaacCTCCTGTTCCAACTTGTTAATTTTCTCGGTAAGTTTTCTCTCCAAGTCTTCTATGTCATCCTGGGTTTGCcctgttttcctttttaggCTTTTGACATCTTTGTTAAATGTGATGGTTGTCTCACCATACTGCTGCTAGCTCGTTGACATGGCCAACTGTTTTATTCAACttctttgttacattttgaatCTGCTTGGTATGATTAGCGAActtgtcaaatatttgtttaaactCCTTCTCATTGCCTTTTCCTTTGACAGCTGTAGAGACTTGGTTGCTGAAATTTTCTATGATGGCTGAATGGGCTTGACCATTCATCACAGTTTCAAGATTGTTCCAAAAGCGCCTTAATCtgataaaaaaatgcaatgttgTGAGCGTTCATTATCAAAACTAGAACCCGGACCCTGAAACCTGGATTCGGGAAACTCACGCATAGGAAAAAGACCTCACACTGAGAACCGAAATGGAGGTAAaaaatggtggatatttactcaaCTATGCGGCGGTCAGGTAAATATCTACCATGCAGACTATTTTTATACGTAACACACATTGGCGCATTTGTTCccatgaaaaaaagagaaattcagaaaaaatcaaagtaaatttCCATTGTATCATTGcagaagataaaaaaagggaGAGATGAATTGCAGCTCAAATTTTGATATCACATCGCCTggttttttgttgatttttttacctTGACTTATCAATAAACGAGGGATTCAAACTATATGGAATTTCTGTGTTGAGTGCCTTGTTTATCTGCCGGTTGTtccaataaaaagaaaattttcattccagGTTTATCTAGtgataaaaaaagttaaaagaggTCGCTGGTTACCAAGTTGGATGGCCGACACAATTTATCAAACAGATTTTAACTTGAACACAATTCAAAACTAGTCAAGATTAAAGTATTGTATCTGTGTTATTAGACTACTCAAATGTTAACGCCACTGGAGCTGcctcaaccctttacaccctaacatcattatgcatattctccatactgttctctgtacatttcctaatttttaacaaggagaatttgtaaaccCATCACGAGCTTcgttagttgctgatcatttcctttattctcgtggcttaaacatttgattcaagggaaagattgtaaagagaaattagaactttgtcactctcagggattaaaagGTTAAAGCGCCAcaagattttctttgatttatttgtACTAGGCGGCCATCTTGATTGCTCGCGTTCACAGTCTTGTAGTAAAAATAGTCATCTTCTGTATTATAGAGAATTCGTTGTGAATATCTACCGTTTGAGAGTAAATGTGGCTTAGAAAGAGAAGTCAGTCGAAACACCAGTGGTTGGATAACTGTTGCTCATCTTCAAAAGAAGTGATAACCATTGTGTTCTCTCGATATAATCGAGGCGTGACGTATAACGTGTGAAACAAGCTGGGTAGGTCACGTGCGCGTTTGTGATAGGCTCGAGGTTATAGTTCAGTATCCCTCTACATGTCTTGTTAGCATTAAGGTATGGATAGCCTCCCTGTCGAATCACAAGGGAGTAGCATGGAGTGCTAATAAGCCAGCAAGAGGCGGGGTGGGAGGGTGGGGCGACTTTTTCATTAGCGGCCCGTTGCGAACTGACATCCTTGCATAATTAGTTTGGTctttaataatatacatgagaaaattactcagttctgattggttaagataaatgcagttttcgggtaatt from Pocillopora verrucosa isolate sample1 chromosome 2, ASM3666991v2, whole genome shotgun sequence includes the following:
- the LOC131772152 gene encoding uncharacterized protein; the protein is MTLQPFTNEQLNYFKFASVVINEFPKILRQAFKTRWDNTIGHLPGFQPWDDSLAVRNLFLATEGGSTKVPTNLPYDDWDCTALFQATIFAKSFSMPDGRGHHRTLSYLFVRPHGLPPGGFHTSVISSTGNDAESFTLAIDQLRLLRNAFCHSPSSEISKATFDMYIQLTKDAFQALGVSSSCVNTIGSLTEADFPIEKVRKLEDEIRKEGQAENVFLKDRVENKLMSMMSDIAEANQERRDEAERTVTEIKEGFRQLKMQNEEQKEQTLESVERGIRYHNAQSKRAREEETAHVAKKRKEDIQLLKNELQRHNEEMRKEALELKETIRSNMEQSNQAREKDAASAAQERKEVIQELRKQLELVTSSSQQEMSQKLAELNQKIDDITIKTTKQELKPTLPKSNLPSMVPHFTGREEECNDVIAHVTNEATRLVSIWGSPGFGKTSTAIAIGHRLQAQGLPVYFISLRGLRLKSDLTSRFLGLFTHSATASQRLTADDELCSILAQIANPFVFILDNADDLFESGLPNVKEEVVDLIGEILNCSHKVTFLLTTRESCQFLNLRFKGHNALRIRELDEQSSSNLVQELLPEASKSDCIKVRQICGSVPLAMKLLCSSISGDAIGTSSGSVDMFLSTTYNILEMLDNPDYPSNQRLKYLFDASFQRLSVKEREALISLCILPNHFDLPVASAVLGMKTIQAARMLQILQRKSLIDSSSKAEKYSIHKLLLSFIQEKGENEMKEMVLNAKVRFFELYISLFETLTEKFLTGRSMSAFLEFFQNEESFVQSLIDGCLEERTVSKVCNVLIKAEMYLCFLYWQDYAMVDIIYETAMKAANDHHRLTSVNKRLLLSKTYGSLLMGKTEETKRLLSVNKQVTLSTVIKDTQLRGELLTYQGLYKLFTGRAKEGVRYLKEALSSLETTPKHRILKLIILQVLSLNQSAKKNPLKALDLYKKAVDECKAVGDTGLVVIQEINETRREEDRTHLNEIRPTHNQPLQTEVVILVSQAVKNISTDETKQFFCNLLLQILTESDSAIPTGATGRFHFHLSGLRMLLKLKGKIDYAIQIGDIVNFHPEKIQTKPEKNISATFSNNSERTKANHVEAFESEKRALNIRLKVLGEEHLQTAHSYHSLGVTQHSLGDFEHSQTADSYHSLGVTQHSLGDFVSALESKKRALNIRLKVLGEEHSQTADSYHSLGVTQHSLGDFVSALESNKCALNIRLKVLGEEHSETADSYHELGVTQHSLGDFVSALESNERALNIRLKVLGEEHSETADSYHSLGVTQHSLGDFVSALESKKRALNIRLKVLGEEHSQTADSYHSLGVTQHSLGDFVSALESNKRALNIRLKVLGEEHSETADSYHSLGVTQHSLGDFVSALESNKRALNIRLKVLGEEHSQTADSYDSLGVTQHSLGDFVSALESNKCGLNIRLKVLGEEHSQTADSYHSLGVTQHSLGDFVSALESDKRALNIRLKVLGEEHSQTADSYHSLGVTQHSLGDFVSALESKKRALNIRLKVLGEEHSETADSYHELGVTQHSLGDFVSALESNKRALNIRLKVLGEEHSQTADSYDSLGVTQHSLGDFVSALESKKRALNIRLKVLGEEHSETADSYHSLGVTQHSLGDFVSALESKKRALNIRLKVLGEEHSQTAHSYHSLGVTQHSLGDFVSALESKKRALNIRLKVLGEEHSETADSYYSLGITQHLLGDFVSALESDKRALNIRSRVLGEEHSQTADNYHSLGASQLSLGDFLSACESKKRALNIRLKVLGEEHSETADSYHSLGVTQHSLGDFVSALESKKGALNIRLKVLGEEHSETADSYHSLGVTQHSLGDFLSALQSAKCALDIRMKVHGEEDPRTVNSLATVKELEKLL